The proteins below are encoded in one region of Ascochyta rabiei chromosome 9, complete sequence:
- a CDS encoding Glutamine synthetase → MLYMLYTLYTHPNRHIQRHIQRHIQRHICSPQNTQANSTIISNTATLQKYLSLPQKDKVIAEYVWIDGSNGLRSKSKTLFKKVTSLDDLPEWNFDGSSTGQAPGNNSDVYLRPVAYYPDPFRLGDNVLVMCETYMSDGSPNAYNFRHDAAIILKEHKKHEFWFGLEQEYTLLDEFGWPYGWPKNGFPAPQGPYYCGVGTGKVFCRDIVEAHYKACLYANINISGTNAEVMPAQWEYQVGPCEDISMGDELWMSRFILHRVAEEFGVKVTFAPKPIPGDWNGAGLHTNVSTKETRAEGGMKAIEAAMEKLSARQKEHMAVYGEDNQQRMTGKHETASYDKFSWGVANRGSSVRIPRAVAAENKGYFEDRRPASNGDPYQITGIMAETMFGKVEGADVAKFAAKADEVEQEMIVPVAKP, encoded by the exons ATGCTGTACATGCTGTACACGCTGTACACGCACCCCAACCGGCACATCCAAAGGCACATCCAAAGGCACATCCAAAGGCACATCTGCTCACCACAGAACACACAGGCGAACTCAACAATCATCTCCAACACGGCAACG CTCCAGAAATACCTCAGCCTTCCCCAGAAGGACAAGGTCATCGCCGAATACGTCTGGATTGACGGCTCCAACGGCCTGCGCTCAAAGTCAAAG ACCCTCTTCAAGAAGGTCACAAGTCTTGACGACCTCCCCGAATGGAACTTTGACGGTTCGTCGACGGGCCAGGCGCCCGGCAACAACTCGGATGTCTACCTCCGCCCCGTCGCATACTACCCCGACCCTTTCCGTCTTGGCGACAACGTCCTCGTCATGTGCGAGACGTACATGTCGGACGGCAGCCCCAACGCCTACAACTTCCGCCACGATGCTGCCATCATCCTGAAGGAGCACAAGAAGCACGAGTTCTGGTTCGGTCTCGAGCAGGAGTACACTCTGCTCGACGAGTTCGGCTGGCCCTACGGATGGCCCAAGAACGGCTTCCCTGCTCCTCAGGGCCCGTACTACTGCGGTGTTGGCACCGGCAAGGTCTTCTGCCGTGACATTGTCGAGGCTCACTACAAGGCCTGCCTGTACGCCAACATCAACATCTCCGGCACCAACGCCGAGGTCATGCCCGCCCAGTGGGAGTACCAGGTTGGCCCTTGCGAGGACATCTCCATGGGTGACGAGCTGTGGATGTCGCGTTTCATCCTGCACCGCGTTGCTGAGGAGTTTGGCGTCAAGGTCACCTTTGCTCCCAAGCCCATCCCCGGCGACTGGAACGGCGCTGGTCTGCACACCAACGTCTCGACCAAGGAGACACGTGCCGAGGGCGGCATGAAGGCCATCGAGGCCGCCATGGAGAAGCTCTCTGCCCGCCAGAAGGAGCACATGGCCGTCTACGGCGAGGACAACCAGCAGCGCATGACGGGCAAGCACGAGACGGCTTCGTACGACAAGTTCTCCTGGGGCGTCGCCAACCGCGGCTCCTCAGTCCGTATCCCCCGCGCCGTCGCCGCCGAGAACAAGGGCTACTTCGAGGACCGCCGCCCGGCGTCCAACGGCGACCCTTACCAGATCACCGGCATCATGGCCGAGACCATGTTCGGCAAGGTCGAGGGTGCCGATGTCGCAAAGTTCGCCGCAAAGGCCGACGAGGTCGAGCAGGAGATGATCGTTCCCGTCGCGAAGCCGTaa
- a CDS encoding Glutamine synthetase, with protein sequence MANSTIISNTATLQKYLSLPQKDKVIAEYVWIDGSNGLRSKSKTLFKKVTSLDDLPEWNFDGSSTGQAPGNNSDVYLRPVAYYPDPFRLGDNVLVMCETYMSDGSPNAYNFRHDAAIILKEHKKHEFWFGLEQEYTLLDEFGWPYGWPKNGFPAPQGPYYCGVGTGKVFCRDIVEAHYKACLYANINISGTNAEVMPAQWEYQVGPCEDISMGDELWMSRFILHRVAEEFGVKVTFAPKPIPGDWNGAGLHTNVSTKETRAEGGMKAIEAAMEKLSARQKEHMAVYGEDNQQRMTGKHETASYDKFSWGVANRGSSVRIPRAVAAENKGYFEDRRPASNGDPYQITGIMAETMFGKVEGADVAKFAAKADEVEQEMIVPVAKP encoded by the exons ATG GCGAACTCAACAATCATCTCCAACACGGCAACG CTCCAGAAATACCTCAGCCTTCCCCAGAAGGACAAGGTCATCGCCGAATACGTCTGGATTGACGGCTCCAACGGCCTGCGCTCAAAGTCAAAG ACCCTCTTCAAGAAGGTCACAAGTCTTGACGACCTCCCCGAATGGAACTTTGACGGTTCGTCGACGGGCCAGGCGCCCGGCAACAACTCGGATGTCTACCTCCGCCCCGTCGCATACTACCCCGACCCTTTCCGTCTTGGCGACAACGTCCTCGTCATGTGCGAGACGTACATGTCGGACGGCAGCCCCAACGCCTACAACTTCCGCCACGATGCTGCCATCATCCTGAAGGAGCACAAGAAGCACGAGTTCTGGTTCGGTCTCGAGCAGGAGTACACTCTGCTCGACGAGTTCGGCTGGCCCTACGGATGGCCCAAGAACGGCTTCCCTGCTCCTCAGGGCCCGTACTACTGCGGTGTTGGCACCGGCAAGGTCTTCTGCCGTGACATTGTCGAGGCTCACTACAAGGCCTGCCTGTACGCCAACATCAACATCTCCGGCACCAACGCCGAGGTCATGCCCGCCCAGTGGGAGTACCAGGTTGGCCCTTGCGAGGACATCTCCATGGGTGACGAGCTGTGGATGTCGCGTTTCATCCTGCACCGCGTTGCTGAGGAGTTTGGCGTCAAGGTCACCTTTGCTCCCAAGCCCATCCCCGGCGACTGGAACGGCGCTGGTCTGCACACCAACGTCTCGACCAAGGAGACACGTGCCGAGGGCGGCATGAAGGCCATCGAGGCCGCCATGGAGAAGCTCTCTGCCCGCCAGAAGGAGCACATGGCCGTCTACGGCGAGGACAACCAGCAGCGCATGACGGGCAAGCACGAGACGGCTTCGTACGACAAGTTCTCCTGGGGCGTCGCCAACCGCGGCTCCTCAGTCCGTATCCCCCGCGCCGTCGCCGCCGAGAACAAGGGCTACTTCGAGGACCGCCGCCCGGCGTCCAACGGCGACCCTTACCAGATCACCGGCATCATGGCCGAGACCATGTTCGGCAAGGTCGAGGGTGCCGATGTCGCAAAGTTCGCCGCAAAGGCCGACGAGGTCGAGCAGGAGATGATCGTTCCCGTCGCGAAGCCGTaa